In Oleiharenicola lentus, the following are encoded in one genomic region:
- a CDS encoding DUF5107 domain-containing protein: MTTLSSAPYILPAGRFGGENPLPVFRSLNENFPLHLDPELPDEERRYAGWKAQFRMLPHRLQDDYDRTRQPRTFRSLVLQNEHLRAIFLPELGGRLVSLVHLAEQRELLDRNPVFQPANLAIRNAWFSGGIEWNMGCFGHHHLTCSPVFAARVHAPQGYDFLRLYEFDRTKVFPWQIDFHLPPGSRCLLVRVRLLNPHAHEIPMYWWSNIAVPETRGTRVLAPADTCLHNVGDQPLSIAKMPALFGQDASYSSSLPITHEFFYRLEDTRRPWIAAVAEDGKGLAQMSTSRLRGRKMFCWGMGSGGRNWQTYLSEPGRAYIEIQAGLGRLQAGCLPMPAHAEWSWTEAYGLLSGDPRTLHSPDWSVARSAAEQDMERLLSARELESWHQASAATATLPPSEMLHTGSGWGALERLRAERQGAHCYLPPEMEFPVSSLGAEQQPWLELLETGTLPARSATAADPGAYLIQDEWRWLLERALAAGRGDHWLSWYHLGVARLENHEPLGARSAWERSLALQPTAWAHRNLAQLARQQSQSAEALEHYTQAWACGPHTSALAIEYAQYLADLQLYERLDGFVRTLAPAFAAHERMSIFRALAALKAGRLAEVEPVFSHPFATIREGELTLTNLWFEWHARQLAARENVPFDAALLARAQREFPPPHNIDFRLLAGGS, translated from the coding sequence ATGACTACGCTTTCTTCCGCACCCTACATTTTGCCGGCCGGACGTTTCGGCGGCGAGAATCCGCTGCCGGTCTTCCGCTCGCTCAACGAGAATTTTCCGCTCCACCTCGATCCCGAGCTGCCGGACGAAGAGCGTCGCTACGCCGGCTGGAAAGCCCAGTTCCGGATGCTGCCGCACCGGCTCCAGGACGACTACGACCGCACGCGCCAGCCGCGCACATTTCGCTCGCTCGTGCTGCAGAACGAGCACCTTCGCGCCATATTTCTGCCGGAGCTGGGCGGGCGGCTCGTTTCGTTGGTGCATTTGGCCGAGCAGCGCGAGCTGCTGGATCGCAACCCGGTGTTCCAGCCGGCCAATCTGGCGATCCGCAACGCGTGGTTCAGCGGTGGCATCGAGTGGAACATGGGCTGTTTCGGTCATCATCATCTGACTTGTTCGCCGGTGTTCGCCGCCCGTGTGCACGCGCCGCAAGGCTACGATTTTCTCCGCCTCTACGAGTTCGACCGCACCAAGGTTTTCCCCTGGCAGATCGATTTCCATCTGCCGCCGGGCTCGCGCTGCCTGCTCGTGCGTGTCCGGCTGCTCAACCCACATGCCCACGAGATCCCGATGTATTGGTGGTCGAACATCGCCGTGCCGGAAACGCGGGGCACGCGCGTGCTGGCGCCCGCCGACACCTGCCTGCACAACGTCGGCGATCAGCCGCTGAGCATTGCCAAGATGCCGGCGCTCTTCGGTCAGGACGCGAGCTACAGTTCGTCCCTGCCGATCACGCACGAGTTTTTCTATCGCTTGGAGGACACGCGCCGGCCGTGGATCGCGGCCGTGGCGGAGGACGGCAAGGGCCTCGCGCAGATGTCCACCTCGCGGCTGAGAGGCCGCAAGATGTTCTGCTGGGGCATGGGCAGCGGCGGGCGGAATTGGCAGACTTATCTCTCCGAACCAGGCCGCGCCTACATCGAGATCCAAGCCGGGCTCGGTCGGCTGCAGGCCGGCTGCCTGCCGATGCCGGCGCACGCCGAGTGGTCGTGGACCGAAGCCTACGGCCTGCTGAGCGGCGATCCGCGGACGTTGCACTCGCCCGATTGGTCCGTCGCGCGCAGCGCGGCGGAGCAGGACATGGAGCGTCTGCTGTCCGCGCGCGAACTCGAGAGCTGGCATCAGGCGAGCGCCGCCACCGCCACGCTCCCGCCGAGTGAGATGCTGCACACCGGGTCCGGTTGGGGCGCGCTCGAGCGATTGCGCGCCGAGCGCCAAGGCGCGCATTGCTATTTGCCGCCCGAGATGGAGTTTCCCGTCTCGAGCCTCGGAGCGGAGCAACAGCCGTGGCTCGAGCTGCTCGAGACCGGCACGCTGCCCGCCCGCTCCGCCACCGCGGCGGATCCCGGCGCCTACCTGATCCAGGATGAATGGCGTTGGTTGCTCGAGCGCGCGCTCGCCGCGGGACGCGGCGATCATTGGCTGAGCTGGTATCACCTCGGCGTCGCCCGGCTGGAAAATCACGAGCCGCTCGGTGCGCGCAGCGCTTGGGAACGCTCGCTTGCCCTGCAACCGACTGCGTGGGCGCATCGCAACCTCGCACAACTTGCGCGCCAGCAGAGCCAGTCTGCCGAAGCGCTCGAACACTACACGCAGGCGTGGGCGTGCGGGCCGCACACCAGCGCGCTCGCAATCGAATACGCGCAATACCTCGCCGACTTGCAGCTCTACGAACGGCTCGACGGCTTCGTCCGCACGCTCGCGCCGGCATTCGCCGCACACGAGCGGATGTCGATCTTCCGCGCGCTCGCCGCACTGAAGGCGGGACGGCTCGCGGAGGTCGAACCGGTCTTCTCCCATCCCTTCGCCACCATCCGCGAGGGCGAGCTCACCCTCACGAATCTCTGGTTCGAATGGCATGCCCGACAACTGGCCGCGCGAGAGAATGTGCCGTTCGATGCCGCACTGCTCGCGCGCGCGCAGCGGGAATTCCCGCCGCCGCACAACATCGACTTCCGTCTGCTGGCCGGCGGCTCCTGA
- a CDS encoding MFS transporter has translation MSPPSSLPSASPEMAHDTPVPRWRIGTLSYSKGALVLLFFWLLWGDFTFTLIKDRSIPVIVQLLLKKHGASDLVTGLLLGTVPSLMSVFAAPIVSYYSDRHRGKHGRRIPFLMITTPIAVLAMAGLAASPWLVRLLPTGGHWSEDVLMLCLLGLFWTVFEFSAVTANVIFLGLINDVVPANLLGRFFGLFRILALLAGMGFNLWLLGAAESHHTLIFAGMAGLYGVGFSLMCLRVTEGEYPPPAAAPPGGGWGAARRYFSECFTEPFYRWVFAYFALVNVAFFPTNLYNIYLARSLDVDMAFYGKLLAFSYLLSLVMSYPIGALADRYHPFRVSWVCVALYAIFCLVAGFVTTSGATFSVVFVLHTFLVGMIITAVSSLGQRLFPRSRFAQFSSAALMLLALLQIVFAPVVGWFLDAFGHIYRHTYTLGFIVNIAVLAVGVVVARKIRRFGGYAGYQPPGETPPERST, from the coding sequence ATGTCGCCACCTTCCTCTTTGCCTTCCGCGTCGCCCGAGATGGCCCACGACACTCCCGTCCCGCGGTGGCGCATAGGCACGCTGAGCTACAGCAAGGGTGCCCTGGTCCTGCTGTTTTTCTGGCTGCTCTGGGGTGATTTTACGTTCACACTAATCAAAGATCGTTCGATCCCCGTTATCGTTCAGCTGCTGCTAAAGAAGCACGGTGCCTCCGATCTCGTGACGGGGCTCCTGCTCGGCACCGTTCCGAGTTTGATGAGCGTCTTCGCTGCGCCGATCGTGAGCTACTACTCTGATCGTCACCGCGGCAAACACGGCCGCCGCATTCCGTTCCTGATGATCACCACGCCGATTGCGGTGCTGGCCATGGCTGGGCTCGCGGCGTCGCCCTGGTTGGTCCGGCTGCTTCCGACCGGCGGTCACTGGAGCGAGGACGTGCTGATGCTCTGTCTGCTCGGGCTCTTCTGGACCGTCTTCGAATTCTCCGCTGTGACGGCCAACGTGATTTTTCTCGGACTCATCAACGACGTGGTGCCGGCCAATCTGCTGGGCCGTTTTTTCGGGCTCTTTCGCATTCTCGCGCTGCTCGCGGGCATGGGTTTCAACCTCTGGCTGCTCGGCGCTGCGGAGTCGCACCACACCTTGATCTTCGCGGGCATGGCCGGGCTCTATGGCGTCGGCTTCTCGCTGATGTGCCTGCGCGTCACCGAAGGCGAGTATCCGCCACCGGCGGCGGCTCCGCCCGGTGGCGGCTGGGGCGCGGCGCGGCGCTATTTCTCGGAGTGCTTCACGGAGCCGTTCTACCGCTGGGTGTTCGCCTACTTCGCGTTGGTCAACGTCGCGTTCTTTCCGACCAACCTCTACAATATCTACCTCGCACGCAGTCTCGATGTCGACATGGCCTTCTACGGCAAGCTGCTCGCGTTCTCCTATCTGCTGTCGCTGGTGATGTCGTATCCCATCGGTGCGCTCGCGGATCGCTACCATCCGTTCCGCGTCAGCTGGGTGTGCGTGGCGCTGTATGCGATTTTCTGTCTCGTGGCGGGCTTCGTCACCACGAGCGGCGCGACGTTCTCGGTGGTCTTTGTCCTGCACACGTTCCTTGTCGGCATGATCATCACGGCCGTCTCCTCGCTGGGACAGCGGTTGTTCCCGCGCTCGCGCTTTGCGCAGTTCTCTTCCGCGGCGCTCATGTTGCTGGCTTTGCTGCAGATCGTCTTTGCTCCGGTGGTGGGCTGGTTTCTCGACGCCTTCGGTCACATTTACCGCCACACTTACACGCTCGGTTTCATCGTGAACATCGCGGTGCTGGCCGTGGGCGTCGTGGTGGCGCGCAAAATCCGCCGCTTCGGCGGCTATGCTGGTTACCAGCCGCCTGGCGAAACGCCGCCTGAGCGGAGCACTTGA